In Luteibaculum oceani, the following are encoded in one genomic region:
- a CDS encoding NUDIX domain-containing protein has product MSSKNNSQTQIGPWKKVNSEIRYENPWIKVTHEDVIQPDGNKGIYGKIHFKNIAIGIIPISEDGYTWLVGQHRYPLDEYSWEIPEGGGPHHIDPILSAQRELKEETGLVAKDWKLIQKLHISNSVSDEYALIYLATGLSQEAPCPEGTEEIKIKKIKLEEAVNMALDGKITDSMSVAGLLKVGLTILK; this is encoded by the coding sequence ATGAGCTCCAAAAATAATAGTCAAACCCAAATAGGTCCTTGGAAAAAAGTTAATTCCGAAATTCGTTACGAAAACCCCTGGATTAAGGTTACCCACGAGGATGTTATTCAACCAGATGGTAACAAGGGCATATATGGTAAGATTCACTTTAAAAACATTGCCATAGGAATTATTCCCATCTCCGAGGATGGCTATACCTGGCTCGTAGGGCAACATCGGTACCCGCTGGATGAGTACAGCTGGGAAATACCCGAAGGAGGGGGACCTCACCATATAGACCCTATTTTATCTGCACAACGCGAACTTAAGGAAGAAACTGGATTAGTTGCTAAGGATTGGAAGCTGATTCAAAAACTTCACATTAGCAATTCGGTATCTGATGAATACGCCCTAATATATTTAGCAACGGGATTATCCCAAGAAGCTCCATGCCCAGAAGGAACAGAGGAAATTAAAATTAAAAAAATTAAACTGGAGGAGGCAGTTAACATGGCCCTGGATGGTAAAATAACCGATTCCATGTCGGTAGCTGGACTTTTGAAAGTAGGACTCACAATCTTAAAATAA
- a CDS encoding chorismate mutase: MNITPLNAWISSEKKPFLIAGPCSAESEAQMETIASQLSEIKAVGILRAGIWKPRTRPGDFEGVGEKGLPWLVNAAKKYGYKSAAEVANASHVEKALSAGVDILWVGARTTVNPFSVQEIADALKGKDIPVLVKNPVNPDIGLWMGAIERLNRAGITKLAAVHRGFSPVEKTPFRNEPMWEIAIDLKRKLPELPIICDPSHIGGDRALIESVSQKALDLDMQGLMIETHPDPDKAWTDAKQQVSPKQLKSILDNLVIRVPQSDDPTFKTVLEELRQEIDLMDEKLLRVLAERMKLVEKIGDYKKDNDITILQVARWNEIVETRTAYAKNLQLNKDFTQKLLEIIHSESIRKQNAIMNDFNEPSKA, translated from the coding sequence ATGAATATTACACCCCTTAATGCATGGATCAGTAGCGAAAAGAAACCTTTTCTAATCGCTGGCCCCTGTAGTGCAGAAAGCGAAGCACAGATGGAGACCATCGCTTCTCAACTTAGCGAAATAAAAGCTGTAGGCATTTTGAGGGCGGGTATTTGGAAACCAAGAACCAGACCCGGAGATTTCGAAGGAGTGGGAGAAAAAGGGCTCCCATGGTTGGTGAATGCCGCCAAAAAATATGGCTATAAATCCGCCGCAGAAGTGGCAAACGCCTCCCACGTTGAGAAAGCTTTAAGTGCAGGTGTAGATATTTTATGGGTGGGTGCAAGAACTACAGTTAACCCCTTTTCGGTTCAAGAAATTGCCGACGCCTTGAAAGGAAAGGATATTCCTGTACTGGTTAAAAATCCCGTAAACCCAGATATTGGTTTATGGATGGGCGCAATAGAACGCCTCAACCGTGCAGGTATTACAAAATTGGCGGCAGTTCATCGAGGATTTTCTCCAGTCGAAAAAACACCTTTCAGAAACGAGCCTATGTGGGAAATTGCAATCGATCTGAAAAGAAAGTTACCTGAGCTCCCCATTATTTGCGACCCAAGTCACATTGGTGGAGACCGAGCCTTAATAGAAAGTGTTTCTCAAAAAGCCTTGGATTTAGACATGCAAGGGTTAATGATAGAAACACATCCAGATCCAGATAAAGCGTGGACAGACGCCAAACAACAGGTTAGTCCTAAACAACTTAAATCCATACTCGATAATCTTGTAATTAGAGTTCCACAAAGCGACGATCCTACTTTTAAAACTGTTTTAGAAGAACTGAGACAGGAAATAGATCTAATGGATGAAAAATTACTTCGCGTTCTGGCAGAGCGAATGAAGCTGGTGGAGAAAATCGGCGACTACAAGAAGGATAATGATATTACCATTTTACAAGTAGCCCGTTGGAATGAAATTGTAGAAACAAGAACAGCGTACGCTAAAAACTTGCAACTTAATAAGGATTTTACTCAAAAATTGCTGGAAATAATCCACTCCGAAAGCATTCGAAAGCAAAATGCTATTATGAATGACTTTAATGAGCCTTCAAAGGCGTAA